The DNA segment GGAAACCGCTCTCCCAGAATGGCCGCGAGCTCGTCCGGGAGGCAGACTCGCAGTTCATTGAAGTCGACAACCCCCTGGGAGATCCGCTTCATGGCCGCCGCGGCCTTGGCCGACGTGCACTCCCACATCATGAACGAGCGAACGAACTCTTCGACCAGGGGCTCGGCGGGGTCGATGAGTGACACGACCGGTTCGACAACCTCTGGGCGAGGGTGGGCATCGGCCAGTCGCTTGAGGAGCGTGCTGAGTGCCTTATTCTGATCGACGGCGCTCATGCCTTTGGGTCCTCAACATCGTGATCGGAAGGCCATGCCGGCTCGTCGCCCTCGCGCCCTGCGGCATCGGAGCCACCGGCGGCCTTCTCCCGGGCACGGTTCTCTTCCGCCACCTTGGCAAGAACGTCTAGCACTTCCGCCTCTCGCTTCGTGCTCTTGTCCACGCGGAAGTTCAGTTCCGGCAGCACGGAGAGCGCCATCCGCTCGGCCGCCTTGCGGCGGATATGGCGGGCGGCGTCGCGGATTGCGTGGATCGTGAGATCCTGGTGCTTCTCGGGGTAAACGGAGACCATAATCTCCGCGTGCTTCAGATCCGGCGAGACGGTGCACCCCGTGATCGTGATCATGCCCCGAGCCCTGGGGTCGCTTAGGCCTCTGGCCATCACTTCCTGCACTGCCCGCTGTAGCGTTGATGCGAGTTGCTCGGTTCGCCTGGTCATGCGTCCTTCTCCCCCGCGTCGCGGGCCTCCTCGGAGGTCCACAGCGGCGAACCATCATCTGCGGCCTCCCCCAAGATGAGCCCGGCGTCCGAGATTACCTCTCGCGACAGTTCGCCCAGTCTGGCATTGCCGAGGTCGTGCAACTTTCGAGTCACGCTATCGAGCACCTGGATCACCCGCCCGACCTCGCCCGCGACGCATGCAAGCCCGAGCCTCGCCACGCTCCGATGGTCGAGCAAACCCACCTCAGCGATCGAAACCTGGTGCTCGCGGTGCAGCCTGTCCTTGACTGAACGCACGACCCGCCGTTTATCCTTGAGCGACTCGCTGTCGGAAACGTGAAGCTCAAACTGGAGGATGCCGATGTGCATGGTGTGAGCCGCGGGGAAGAGGCGAGGCATGACCGAGCCGCCGATCGAGCGTTCTTGGCTCACCGACCTCACAGTGTCCGCTTCACCTCGATGTTCTTGTAGCACTCGAGCACGTCGCCCTCCTTGATGTCGTCATAGCCGACAATCTTCATGCCGCACTCGGTCCCGTTCTTGACCTCTTTCGCGTCATCCTTGAACCGCTTGAGCTGCTCCAGGACCCGATCGTTCTCGATCACCACGCCGTTGCGGGTCACGCGGATAAGTGCATTTCGCTCAATAACCCCGTCGGTGACGTAGCAGCCCGCCACGGCGCCGAACTTGCTGAGCTTGTACACGCGACGCACCTCGGCGTGGCCCAGGACCTCCTGCCGGCGCTCGGGCTCGAGCAGGCCCTCGGCGGCCTTGCGGATGTCGTCGGTGATCTCGTAGATCACCTGGTACGTCCGGATCTCGACGCCCTTGGCCTCCGCCAGCTGACGGGCCTTGTTCGCCGCGATGACATTGAAACCGATGATGATCGCGTTCGACGCGTTGGCCAGGAGCACGTCCGATTCGTTGATGCCGCCGACGGCGGCGTGCAGGACGCGGGCCTTGACCTCCTTGGTGGCGATCTTCTCGATCTCGTGCTTGATCACGTCCACGGAGCCCTGCACGTCGGCCTTGAGCACGACCAGGATCTCCTTGACCGCGCTCGCCGCCATCTGCGAGAAGAGGCTGTCCAGCGTGACCTTCGGCTGGGCGAGAGCGGCCTGGCGCATGCGGTGCCGGCGCTGCTCCGCGGCTTCCTGCGCTTCCTTGAGCGAATGGACGATGAAGAACTTGTCGCCCGCGTCCGGAAGCTCGTCGAACCCGGAGACCTGCACGGGCGCCGGCGGCGTAACGCTCTTGAGCCGTTCGCCCCGGTCATCGACGATATCACGCACCTTGCCGAATGCCCGCCCGACAACGATGAAGTCGCCAACCTTGAGCTCGCCGTCCTGGACGATCACGCTGGCCACCGGGCCGCGTCCTTCTTCCAGTCGGGCTTCGACGACGGTGCCCCGGGCCGGGCCCGCACAGTCCGCCTTCAACTCCAGCAACTGTCCCTGCAGGTCGAGGATTTCGAGGAGCTTGTCGATCCCGACGCCCTTGGTGGCGCTCGTGTGGACCACCTCGGTCGTCCCGCCCCACTCGACGGGGTTGAGCCCCTGATCAGCCAGCTGGGAGAGAGTCTGGTTGATGCGGGCCTCGGTCGCATCCGGACGATCGACCTTGTTGAGCGCGACGACGATGGGCACACCCGCCGCCTTGGCGTGGTTGATCGACTCCACCGTCTGTGGCATGACCCCCTCGGGCGCCGAGACGACGAGCACGACCACATCGGTGAGCGCCGCACCGCGCGAGCGCATCTGGGTGAACGCCTCGTGACCGGGCGTATCGAGGAAAACGATCGTCTTGGTCTCGCCGCCGATCGTCACAGGCACCTTGAAGGCGCTGGTGGCCTGGGTGATCCCGCCCGCCTCGCCCGCCGCCACGTTCGCGTTGCGGATCTTGTCGAGCAGGCTGGTCTTGCCATGGTCGACGTGACCGAGGATGGTCACGATCGGGCCCCGCGGCCGCAGGTCGATTGCCTCACGATCGACGAACCGGTCCGTGACGACCTGCTCGGCCGTCCGGGCTTCCGTCGTCTCGAGCTCGATGTTGAAGTCGATCATGATCTCCTGGGCCTTGTCGGTGTCGATGCCCGAGTTGGCAGTCGCCATGATGCCCTGGAGAAGGAGCTTCTTAAGGATCTCGGACGACTTGACCCCCGTCGCCGCGGACAGGTCCTTGATCGTGAACGGTGCGGCGATCCGGACGACACCGCCGCCCACCTGCGAAGCGGTCGCACGGGACTCACCGTGGGACTGCTCCCGCATCTTGAGATCGTGGCGACGCTTCTTGAGGTACCCACCGGCCCGGGCAAGACGGGCCTCTCGCTCGGCGAGGTCCTGCTCGGAGAAGACGCCGGCCGGCGGCTCATCGGCTTTGCGGCGTGGAGTCTTTGTAGGGGTTGCCAGCCCATCGGTGCGCCGCTTGTTCCCGCCCGCCCGCCGGGCAACCCGCCCGCGGTCATCATCGCTCGCTCCACTCCCTCCACCTGGGGCCATCGGCCCGCGCGGGCCTCCATCCCCAGTGCCGATCCGCCTGGGCTTCGGCCGGTCAATGACCTCGGGCGCTTCGATCCGGACCACGCGAGGACCGGAGAGTTTGACGGGAGTCTGGATCTCAAGCCGCTTCCCGGCCGGGGCCACCACCTTTGGACGCTCGGGGACGTTCATCGGCGCCGGGCTGACCGTCGCCCGCCCGCCGCGAGCGGGGCCGTGCCCGGGCGCCCGTGGCGACTCCTCTCGCGGCTCTTCCGGCACCGGCCTCGCGGACGGCTGAGGTTCGGCGGGCGGAGCAACCGCTTCGGACTCTTGGACTTCTTCCTTGGCGGCGCCGGCGGCCGGCGTGTCCTCGACGGGCGTTGCTCGTGGCGCCGGCGCCTCGGTCCGAGTCACATCCTCGGCGTCGGTCGGCTCGTCATCGCCGTGGCCATGACCAACCGGCGCGGCCTTCGCGGTTTCCTGCACGTATCCCGGCTCGACCGTTTCGGTGGATTCCGCGTCGGCTTCCGCGACCGAAGTCGCCGATGAGTCGCCGGCGGAGGCACTGTCCTTGCTCGCGGTGCGTCGGCGCGGCTTGGCCCGCACCTTTTCGATGTCGACGTGAGCGGTGGTCTCCACGGCGGTCGCGGACGGCGCCTCGCCGCTGACGGACGCGGCGAACCACTCGCGGATCGACGCTTCCAGACCCGGCGAGAGCACGGCCATGTGATTCTTCACCTTGTCGGAGGGGATCCCCTCCGCAAGGCACTTCTCAATGATGGCCTTGGACTTGATGCCAAGTTCCTTGGCAATGTCATGAATGCGCTTGGCCAAACCGCTCTCCGTTAGACTCGAACTCAAACCACTTCAACACTGGCAAACCGCGAAAACTCAGATCACGTCGTCGACTGACCCGGCTGGTCGGGAACGCCCAGGATGTCGGCGGCCCGTGCGTCGTCGGTCGGCTGGATCTGGGCATCGGCACCCGGATCCATCCCGAGGATTGCAGACGCCCGCGCCTCGGCATCAGCCGGGACACCCGAC comes from the Phycisphaeraceae bacterium genome and includes:
- the rbfA gene encoding 30S ribosome-binding factor RbfA; protein product: MTRRTEQLASTLQRAVQEVMARGLSDPRARGMITITGCTVSPDLKHAEIMVSVYPEKHQDLTIHAIRDAARHIRRKAAERMALSVLPELNFRVDKSTKREAEVLDVLAKVAEENRAREKAAGGSDAAGREGDEPAWPSDHDVEDPKA
- a CDS encoding DUF503 domain-containing protein, with amino-acid sequence MSQERSIGGSVMPRLFPAAHTMHIGILQFELHVSDSESLKDKRRVVRSVKDRLHREHQVSIAEVGLLDHRSVARLGLACVAGEVGRVIQVLDSVTRKLHDLGNARLGELSREVISDAGLILGEAADDGSPLWTSEEARDAGEKDA
- the infB gene encoding translation initiation factor IF-2, with protein sequence MAKRIHDIAKELGIKSKAIIEKCLAEGIPSDKVKNHMAVLSPGLEASIREWFAASVSGEAPSATAVETTAHVDIEKVRAKPRRRTASKDSASAGDSSATSVAEADAESTETVEPGYVQETAKAAPVGHGHGDDEPTDAEDVTRTEAPAPRATPVEDTPAAGAAKEEVQESEAVAPPAEPQPSARPVPEEPREESPRAPGHGPARGGRATVSPAPMNVPERPKVVAPAGKRLEIQTPVKLSGPRVVRIEAPEVIDRPKPRRIGTGDGGPRGPMAPGGGSGASDDDRGRVARRAGGNKRRTDGLATPTKTPRRKADEPPAGVFSEQDLAEREARLARAGGYLKKRRHDLKMREQSHGESRATASQVGGGVVRIAAPFTIKDLSAATGVKSSEILKKLLLQGIMATANSGIDTDKAQEIMIDFNIELETTEARTAEQVVTDRFVDREAIDLRPRGPIVTILGHVDHGKTSLLDKIRNANVAAGEAGGITQATSAFKVPVTIGGETKTIVFLDTPGHEAFTQMRSRGAALTDVVVLVVSAPEGVMPQTVESINHAKAAGVPIVVALNKVDRPDATEARINQTLSQLADQGLNPVEWGGTTEVVHTSATKGVGIDKLLEILDLQGQLLELKADCAGPARGTVVEARLEEGRGPVASVIVQDGELKVGDFIVVGRAFGKVRDIVDDRGERLKSVTPPAPVQVSGFDELPDAGDKFFIVHSLKEAQEAAEQRRHRMRQAALAQPKVTLDSLFSQMAASAVKEILVVLKADVQGSVDVIKHEIEKIATKEVKARVLHAAVGGINESDVLLANASNAIIIGFNVIAANKARQLAEAKGVEIRTYQVIYEITDDIRKAAEGLLEPERRQEVLGHAEVRRVYKLSKFGAVAGCYVTDGVIERNALIRVTRNGVVIENDRVLEQLKRFKDDAKEVKNGTECGMKIVGYDDIKEGDVLECYKNIEVKRTL